Proteins from a single region of Argiope bruennichi chromosome 6, qqArgBrue1.1, whole genome shotgun sequence:
- the LOC129971772 gene encoding ribonuclease H1-like: MSYQISFISDIAFTKEPTQVLLQKGEDTVHSLSSENNAIVYTDGSSDIDFNRGGAGISIIYPSGYNIKLKIPTGQIASNFTNELIAIKEALTHFRSHSLNDSIKEIVIFSDSKSALEAIHNGKTTITQEMNALLHLLNIPCTLQRIPAHVGIEGNECADALAKEARNEEQSRSHLCRCECCRQAKDLQSKS; the protein is encoded by the coding sequence AtgtcatatcaaatttcattcatttcggACATTGCCTTTACGAAAGAACCAACCcaagttttattacaaaaaggTGAAGACACTGTTCATTCACTTTCCAGTGAAAACAACGCAATAGTCTACACAGATGGTTCCTCTGATATTGACTTTAACAGAGGTGGTGCTGGTATCTCCATCATTTACCCCTCAGGATATAACATTAAACTCAAAATACCCACTGGCCAAATTGCTTCAAACTTCACAAACGAATTAATCGCTATTAAAGAGGCTCTTACCCATTTTCGCTCTCATTCTCTAAACgactcaataaaagaaattgtgattttctCAGACTCAAAATCAGCACTCGAAGCCATACATAACGGTAAAACAACAATAACGCAAGAAATGAATGCCCTTCTCCATTTACTAAATATACCTTGCACTCTCCAGCGGATCCCAGCTCATGTTGGAATTGAGGGGAACGAATGTGCAGATGCCCTTGCAAAGGAAGCACGCAACGAAGAGCAATCTCGAAGTCACCTGTGCAGATGCGAATGCTGCCGCCAGGCGAAGGATCTACAATCAAAATCTTAG